In one Musa acuminata AAA Group cultivar baxijiao chromosome BXJ2-5, Cavendish_Baxijiao_AAA, whole genome shotgun sequence genomic region, the following are encoded:
- the LOC103986399 gene encoding large ribosomal subunit protein eL38z/eL38y, whose product MPKQIHEIKDFLLTARRKDARSVKIKRSKDVVKFKVRCAKYLYTLCVFDSEKANKLKQSLPPGLSIQEV is encoded by the exons ATG CCGAAGCAGATTCATGAGATTAAGGATTTCCTCCTCACAGCGCGGAGGAAAGATGCGCGTTCCGTGAAAATAAAGAGGAGCAAGGATGTTGTCAAATTCAAGGTCCGCTGCGCCAAGTACCTCTATACGTTGTGTGTGTTTGACTCCGAGAAGGCAAACAAGTTGAAGCAATCGCTTCCTCCGG